TGGGCCAGCAGTTCAGCTGCAGCGCTACCCCCGAGCCCAGGTAGAAGTGTCGGCCTTGCTTCTCCAAGACGGAGGTTCAGCTTTGGCCGCTGGGGTTACGGCAGCAGGCTTGGCCCTGGCGGACGCTGGCATCGAGATGTACGACATCGTGGTGGCCTGCGGCTTGAGCCTCCCCTGGGGTTTCGATCCCATCTGGCTCCTAGATCCTATTTTATACGAAGAGCAGCATACCGCCGCTGGCCTTACCGTAGCACTTATGCCAGTGCGCAACGAAGTCACGGGCATTTTGGGCAGTGGAGAGGGTCGCAGCATCGATTGCTGGGCAGAAGGCGTGCGACTCGGAATAGAGGGCTGCCAGGGCCTTTACCCAACGCTTCAGAATTGTCTAGTGAGGGCCACCAGGAGGCGGAGGGCAGAAGCCCAGTCCCTGAGCGAGGTGGAGAGGGAGCATGCTGCCCAGCATCGCCTGCCACCTCTACCACATCCAGCAGCTCCAGCAGCTCTTTCAGCTCCACTAGCTCCAGCAATTCCAGCAGCTCCTCCAGCTCAGCAGCCTCCCGCTGAGCCCATGGAGTGATCAGCCAGGCCAGAGCCTCCCACCGCTCCCAGGAAGTGGAAACACCATCTTTCACCTTCTCACCCTGGCTGCACCTCTCTCTGAAGATTTGACTCTCCACACGGGGAGTCAGAAGGTTTGTTTCACCCCTCCCCCTTTCAATTACCACTCTTCTCATTTCAAAGCAGAATCAAGAAGAGACTTCACTCTCACCAGAATTATTGTCGTCAACACAGTCTCAAGCTCCTGGAAACCGATGCAAGCTTACAAGTACCATCTTGGAACCTCATCCCTTTGGAAGGCTGCGACCCCACTAAGTACTGACCATCACAGGCCCTCAAGATCTGGGACTTTGTTCTCTCAGAAGACCTAGAGGACTGAGCAAAATGGGCCTggacaaagggagggagggataagaGACTGATTACCACCTTGGGATGATGGGGCTCTCCCCCTCACACACAAATGACAGGTCTGCGATTCATTGAAGtggtatttgttttcaaaatgtttattaaaaagtTCTTGAAAAATTGTTGgtgttttgtatattttgtataaagGAATCTTTGGGTATTATTGATGAGTAGGGTGACTTCAGAGGCCTTTTTATAGCAAAGGGGGAAGAACAAGGGAGGGATAAAGGACTGGTTGccatgtgtgtatgtgggggggcTCTATACTgatgtccccctccccccaggaatGGTGGGTATATAATTCACTAAGATGGTG
Above is a genomic segment from Monodelphis domestica isolate mMonDom1 chromosome X, mMonDom1.pri, whole genome shotgun sequence containing:
- the LOC100012149 gene encoding exosome complex component MTR3-like, with product MPGDHRRIRGPEESHLPALYAPPGQVEEVRARSYNPNRDPLRQRPVYVSAGLLSQACGSAYLESGDTKVLVSVWGPRQTEGGEPSIGLQGRLICDFRRAPFSSPGRRRPPSGSSEEKELSLALQEALGPAVQLQRYPRAQVEVSALLLQDGGSALAAGVTAAGLALADAGIEMYDIVVACGLSLPWGFDPIWLLDPILYEEQHTAAGLTVALMPVRNEVTGILGSGEGRSIDCWAEGVRLGIEGCQGLYPTLQNCLVRATRRRRAEAQSLSEVEREHAAQHRLPPLPHPAAPAALSAPLAPAIPAAPPAQQPPAEPME